The Streptomyces collinus DNA segment TCGGCGCCGCGGCCCTCGGGCAGGCCTGGTTCGGGCTGCTGCTCGTCGTCGCCTACGGCGTCGGACTGGCGCTCACCCTCACGGCCGCCGGATACGCCGTCGTGAAGGCGGGCAGCGGCATGACCCGGCTCCTGGACCGGCGCCCCCGCTGGACGGTGGGCCCGATGGCGGCCCTGGTGCGCCGGACCGCTCCGCTCGGCTCGGCCTTCGCCGTGGTGGTTCTCGGTGCCGGACTGGTGTTCAAGGGGGCGGCATCCGCACTCGGCTGAGTTACGTTCGTGAGGCGTCGGACGTCAGGAGAAATGCGGACGTCGTGAGGAAATCCGACCTCGTGGGGAAAACACACCCCATGGAGATTTCGCCCGGCTGCGAATGGGGGCGCCGTGTTCGAAGAACCGGGCCATGAGCGTGTGATCGCCGGCCGCTACCGGCTGCTGGCGCCGCTCGGCGAGGGCGGCATGGGAACGGTGTGGCGCGCCCGCGACGAGGTGCTGCACCGCGAGGTGGCCGTCAAGGAGGTGCGCGCCCCGTCCGGGCTGGCGGGGGACGACGTGCAGCGGATGTACGCCCGGCTGGAGCGTGAGGCGTGGGCCGCGGCCCGGGTCGCCAACCACAACGTGGTGACGGTGTACGACGTGGCGACGGACGACAACCGGCCGTGGATCGTCATGGAACTGGTGCGCGGACTCTCCCTGGCGGAGGTCCTGGACGCCGAGGGCCCGATGACACCGCAGCGTGCCGCGCACGTCGGCGCCGAGGTGCTGTCCGCGCTGCGAGCGGCGCACGAGGCCGGGGTACTGCACCGCGACGTGAAGCCGGCCAACGTGCTGATCTCGAACGACGGCCGGATCGTGCTCACCGACTTCGGCATCGCCATGGTCGAGGGCAGCTCGGCGCTGACCATGACCGGGGAGGTCATCGGCTCTCCTGAGTTCCTCGCCCCGGAGCGGGCGCTCGGCCGTACGCCGGGCCCGGAGTCGGACCTGTGGTCGCTCGGGGTGCTGCTGTACGCGGCAGTCGAGGGCATCTCCCCCTTCCGTCACGACACCCCGCTGAGCACCCTGCGGGCGATCGTCGACGAGGAGCTGCCGCCGCCGTACCGGGCGGGTCCGCTCGCCCCGGTGATCGAGGGGCTGCTGCGCAAGGACCCCGAGCAGCGGCTGCCGCCCGAGCGGGCCGAGCAGGATCTGCGGGCCGTCGCGGCGGGCGGCTCGCCGGGCCCGGACCTGACGCGGGCGGTGGCGTTCCCACCGACCGTCGCGGGCCACCCCGAGCCCGCTCCCACACCCCCGATGCCGTTCCCCGGCTCGTCTGCGGCCTCCGGGCCGACCGCCGCCACGGCGGCCACCGGCCCGGACCGGGACCGCAGGACCGGGCGGGTGCTGGTCGCCGGCGTGATCGCGCTGGCGCTCGCGGTGGGCGGTCTGACGTACGCGCTGCTCAACAACGGGGACGGTTCCGACGGCAAGGACCAGGGCGCCGGGGACACCACGCCCACGGCTGCCGAGAGTCCGCCGGAGAACACCGCGACCGAGAAGTCCAGCCCGTCGCCGACCCCGAGCGAGAGCAAGGAGAGCAGTCCGCCGCCGCAGTCGGTGCGGGTCGCCCTGGAGGGCCGGCGCACGGACTACGCGGGCACCTGTCCGCCGCCGAACGCGCAGGCGCCGGAGTTCACGGCGACGCTCACGGTGGGGCGGCTGCCGGCCGAGGTGAGCTACCGCTGGGTGACGCGGGACGGCCAGGTGCTGGACGGGGGCTGGAAGACGCTGTCGTTCGCGGAGGGCGGCGGCCGTTCGCAGCGGGACACGGTGCGGGTGACGACCGAGGCGGAGACCGGGACGTTCGAGAACGAGATCAGCGTCGAGGTGCGGGAGCCGGTGCGGACGACGTCCGAGTCGGTGCCGTTCTCCGTGTCCTGCGAGGCGGAGACCCCGACGGGCGGGGCCTCC contains these protein-coding regions:
- a CDS encoding serine/threonine-protein kinase; translation: MFEEPGHERVIAGRYRLLAPLGEGGMGTVWRARDEVLHREVAVKEVRAPSGLAGDDVQRMYARLEREAWAAARVANHNVVTVYDVATDDNRPWIVMELVRGLSLAEVLDAEGPMTPQRAAHVGAEVLSALRAAHEAGVLHRDVKPANVLISNDGRIVLTDFGIAMVEGSSALTMTGEVIGSPEFLAPERALGRTPGPESDLWSLGVLLYAAVEGISPFRHDTPLSTLRAIVDEELPPPYRAGPLAPVIEGLLRKDPEQRLPPERAEQDLRAVAAGGSPGPDLTRAVAFPPTVAGHPEPAPTPPMPFPGSSAASGPTAATAATGPDRDRRTGRVLVAGVIALALAVGGLTYALLNNGDGSDGKDQGAGDTTPTAAESPPENTATEKSSPSPTPSESKESSPPPQSVRVALEGRRTDYAGTCPPPNAQAPEFTATLTVGRLPAEVSYRWVTRDGQVLDGGWKTLSFAEGGGRSQRDTVRVTTEAETGTFENEISVEVREPVRTTSESVPFSVSCEAETPTGGASPSPSDSDSDSGPDAESDSDSGSGSGSG